Proteins co-encoded in one uncultured Draconibacterium sp. genomic window:
- a CDS encoding sugar phosphorylase gives MINPDSSFIKKIENRLRFIYKETYNESILSDLIRVISSYRINSSKGQKWNEKDVVLITYGDSIKTDDEAPLQTLRAFLNEKLNEQLTLVHILPFSPYSSDDGFSVIDFRKVNPELGNWNDIEDLTKDYDLMADLVINHASSKSQWFKNFLKQHGKGKDYFITEDPEKDLSQVTRPRNTPLLTQYETANGTKHVWTTFSADQVDLNFSNPELLVEMMDILLGYIDKGARIIRLDAIAFLWKEIGTSCLHLPETHEVVKLMRDIAEFINPNTIILTETNVPNKENLSYFGDGDEAHMVYQFSLPPLLLHALHTGNSSYLTTWVKSLPQLDGNKTFFNFTASHDGIGVRPLEGLLPDDEKNTLVENMKGFGGMVNYKSNPDGSQSPYELNITYFDALKGTHKGEDLLQAERFLASQICMMSLAGVPAFYIHSLTATPNYYEGVEKTQHNRTINRRKWQLDELKDLLNSDTPQKKVFESLQQLILLRKKQAAFHPNAGQEILDFGTDLFVLKREAKDQKILVIINLSNKEKEIEIPNTFTFDLISDSTISSKKLSAYQCLWLTQNRSRK, from the coding sequence ATGATTAATCCCGATAGTTCTTTTATCAAAAAAATTGAAAATCGATTACGGTTCATCTATAAAGAAACGTATAATGAATCGATTCTTTCCGATCTGATACGCGTGATTTCGTCGTACCGGATCAATTCATCAAAAGGCCAGAAATGGAACGAAAAGGATGTGGTTCTGATCACTTATGGCGACAGTATAAAAACAGATGATGAAGCTCCTTTGCAAACATTGCGCGCTTTTTTGAACGAAAAGCTGAACGAACAATTAACTCTTGTACATATTTTGCCATTTTCCCCATACAGCAGCGACGATGGATTTTCAGTAATCGATTTCAGAAAGGTGAATCCAGAACTTGGCAACTGGAACGATATTGAAGACCTGACAAAAGATTATGATCTAATGGCTGATTTGGTGATAAATCATGCATCGAGCAAAAGCCAGTGGTTTAAAAACTTTTTAAAGCAGCATGGAAAAGGTAAAGACTACTTTATTACTGAAGATCCAGAAAAAGATCTTTCGCAGGTTACACGCCCAAGAAATACGCCACTATTAACCCAATATGAAACCGCAAACGGCACCAAACATGTTTGGACCACTTTTAGTGCCGACCAGGTGGATTTGAATTTTTCGAATCCCGAACTGCTGGTTGAAATGATGGACATTTTGCTTGGATATATCGACAAAGGTGCACGGATTATTCGCCTCGATGCAATAGCATTTTTATGGAAAGAAATTGGCACAAGCTGTTTGCATTTACCAGAAACACACGAAGTGGTAAAACTAATGCGCGATATCGCCGAATTTATTAATCCGAATACGATAATATTGACCGAAACCAATGTGCCTAACAAAGAAAACCTGAGCTATTTTGGCGATGGCGACGAAGCGCACATGGTTTACCAATTCAGCCTCCCTCCCCTGTTGCTACATGCCTTGCATACGGGTAATTCAAGTTATTTAACAACATGGGTAAAAAGCTTACCTCAGCTTGACGGAAATAAAACCTTTTTCAATTTTACTGCTTCTCACGACGGTATTGGTGTTCGTCCGCTGGAAGGACTTTTGCCCGACGACGAAAAGAACACTTTGGTGGAAAATATGAAAGGTTTTGGCGGCATGGTAAACTACAAATCTAACCCTGACGGTAGCCAAAGTCCGTACGAATTAAACATCACCTATTTTGATGCGCTTAAAGGCACACACAAGGGCGAAGACCTGCTACAGGCTGAACGATTTCTGGCTTCGCAGATTTGCATGATGAGTTTAGCAGGCGTTCCGGCATTTTACATTCACAGTTTAACTGCCACGCCAAATTATTACGAGGGGGTTGAAAAAACTCAGCACAACCGCACTATAAATCGCCGCAAATGGCAGCTGGATGAGTTGAAGGATCTGCTAAATAGCGATACCCCTCAGAAAAAAGTATTTGAATCATTGCAACAACTTATTCTGCTAAGAAAAAAACAGGCGGCTTTCCATCCAAATGCCGGCCAGGAAATTCTTGATTTTGGAACCGATTTATTTGTTTTGAAACGTGAAGCAAAAGATCAAAAAATATTGGTGATTATCAATCTCAGCAACAAAGAAAAGGAAATTGAGATTCCGAATACATTTACTTTTGATTTGATTTCGGATTCCACTATTTCTTCAAAAAAACTGAGTGCTTATCAGTGTTTGTGGCTAACTCAAAACAGATCGAGAAAATAG
- the nhaC gene encoding Na+/H+ antiporter NhaC — protein sequence MTTKREASLFLALLPILILIGLLTLNVLLFDDTLSGANQVALMLAAAIAGLVAHRLGFSWDRISTKIVSTIGSAMPSILILLLIGSLAGTWLISGVVPAMIYYGLDIISPKMFLFTAVVVSAIVSVATGSSWSTIATIGIALLGIGKAIGIDEAIVAGAIISGAYFGDKMSPLSDTTNLAPAMAGTDLFTHIKYMTLTTIPTMTITLVIFLIMGLNYDFSNATINVEDVKQAIDATFNTSPLLFLVPIILITVIILKVPPLPSLLIGTLLGGLFAIIFQPDIINAVAGKVNNYGTASYYSVMQAMFGDVSLTTSDANVNELLSTSGMRGMLDTVWLILSAMVFGGVMESAGLLKRITQPIIKYAKSTGSLVASTVGTCIFFNTTASDQYIALVVPGRMYRKAYEDKGLKPELLSRTLEDSGTITSVLIPWNTCGATQSRVLGVDTWSYAPYAFFNIISPLMTILFAYLNIKIRRFAKDEKPLEVKED from the coding sequence ATGACAACAAAACGCGAAGCATCACTTTTTCTGGCATTGTTGCCCATTCTTATTTTAATAGGTTTGCTAACCCTTAACGTATTACTTTTTGACGATACATTATCTGGCGCCAATCAGGTTGCGTTGATGCTGGCAGCTGCTATTGCCGGCCTTGTTGCCCATCGTTTAGGTTTTAGCTGGGACAGAATCAGCACTAAAATCGTTTCTACGATAGGTTCGGCAATGCCTTCCATTTTAATTCTATTGTTGATAGGTTCGCTGGCAGGAACCTGGCTAATCAGCGGTGTTGTTCCGGCAATGATATATTATGGATTAGATATTATCAGCCCCAAAATGTTTTTGTTTACGGCAGTTGTGGTGAGTGCTATAGTTAGTGTGGCCACCGGAAGTTCGTGGTCGACAATTGCCACCATAGGAATTGCGCTACTTGGCATTGGGAAAGCCATTGGAATTGACGAAGCTATTGTTGCCGGGGCTATTATAAGTGGTGCTTATTTTGGCGATAAAATGAGTCCTTTGAGCGATACAACAAATCTTGCTCCAGCAATGGCCGGTACTGATTTGTTTACCCACATAAAATACATGACATTAACCACGATACCAACGATGACCATCACCCTGGTCATTTTCCTAATCATGGGGTTAAACTACGATTTTTCAAATGCCACTATAAATGTAGAGGATGTCAAACAAGCCATTGACGCTACTTTCAATACCAGCCCGTTATTATTCCTGGTACCAATAATTCTTATTACCGTAATTATTCTAAAAGTACCACCACTTCCATCCTTGTTAATCGGAACTTTATTGGGCGGTTTGTTTGCCATAATTTTTCAACCCGACATTATAAATGCTGTTGCAGGTAAGGTAAACAACTACGGAACCGCATCGTACTATTCGGTTATGCAAGCGATGTTTGGCGATGTTAGTTTAACTACATCAGATGCCAATGTAAACGAATTGCTGAGTACTTCGGGAATGCGTGGAATGCTCGACACTGTTTGGCTGATACTTTCGGCAATGGTTTTTGGCGGTGTAATGGAATCGGCAGGTTTATTAAAACGAATTACACAACCAATTATAAAATATGCCAAAAGCACTGGTAGTTTGGTAGCATCAACCGTTGGAACCTGTATTTTTTTCAATACCACAGCTTCCGATCAGTATATTGCCTTGGTAGTACCCGGGCGGATGTACCGAAAAGCTTATGAAGACAAAGGTTTAAAGCCGGAACTATTGAGTCGCACACTGGAAGACAGCGGAACAATTACCTCAGTGCTCATTCCGTGGAACACCTGTGGTGCAACCCAATCAAGAGTACTCGGTGTTGATACATGGTCGTATGCTCCTTATGCCTTTTTTAATATTATCAGTCCGCTAATGACTATTCTATTTGCTTACCTGAATATCAAAATCAGGCGATTTGCAAAAGACGAAAAACCGTTGGAAGTAAAAGAAGACTGA